The following coding sequences are from one Rhineura floridana isolate rRhiFlo1 chromosome 2, rRhiFlo1.hap2, whole genome shotgun sequence window:
- the PLEKHA3 gene encoding pleckstrin homology domain-containing family A member 3 isoform X2: MEGVLYKWTNYITGWQPRWFVLESGILSYYDSQDDVCKGSKGSIKMAVCEIKVHPTDSARMELIIPGEQHFYMKAVNAAERQRWLVALGSSKACLTDTRTRKEKEVNETNESLKTKMSELRLYCDLLMQQVHTIQEYVHHDENCSSSSIENMNEASSLLSATCDTFITTLEECVKIANAKLKPEMFQLSHPDPLVSPVSPSPVQMMKRSVSHPGTCNPERSSHSIKESNSSSHRLSQRWRRAVSDMEPSIDIPLEDTDRPAYCSRRTLNGDLALSAIPDATLLVSKKQSELEETLPPTS, from the exons ATGGAAGGAGTTCTGTACAAGTGGACCAATTACATCACAG GCTGGCAGCCTCGCTGGTTTGTTCTCGAAAGCGGGATATTGTCTTACTACGATTCACAGGACGATGTTTGCAAAGGCAGCAAAGGAAGTATAAAGATGGCAGTGTGTGAAATCAAAG TTCATCCAACAGACAGCGCCAGAATGGAATTAATCATCCCAGGAGAACAGCATTTCTACATGAAAGCTGTTAATGCAGCTGAACGACAGAGGTGGCTAGTAGCACTGGGGagctcaaaagcctgtttgacAGACACcagaacaagaaaagaaaaag AAGTTAATGAAACCAATGAATCTCTGAAAACCAAAATGTCTGAGCTTCGTCTCTACTGTGACCTCTTAATGCAGCAGGTCCATACAATACAAGAATATGTTCACCATGATGAGAATTGCTCGTCGTCCAGCATTGAG AATATGAATGAAGCATCTTCCTTGCTCAGTGCCACCTGTGACACGTTTATCACGACACTTGAAGAATGTGTGAAAATAGCAAATGCCAAGTTGAAGCCAGAGATGTTTCAATTGTCTCATCCTGATCCCTTAGTTTCTCCTGTGTCACCTTCACCTGTACAAATG ATGAAACGTTCTGTTAGCCACCCAGGTACTTGTAATCCAGAGAG GAGCAGTCACTCTATAAAAGAATCAAATTCATCTTCTCACCGGTTATCTCAAAGGTGGAGAAGGGCAGTCTCTGATATGGAACCCTCTATAGATATTCCCCTTGAAGATACAGATA GACCAGCATATTGTTCCAGACGTACTCTCAATGGAGATTTGGCACTTTCAGCCATTCCTGACGCAACTTTATTGGTTTCGAAGAAACAATCAGAACTTGAAGAGACTCTTCCACCGACTTCCTGA
- the PLEKHA3 gene encoding pleckstrin homology domain-containing family A member 3 isoform X1, protein MEGVLYKWTNYITGWQPRWFVLESGILSYYDSQDDVCKGSKGSIKMAVCEIKVHPTDSARMELIIPGEQHFYMKAVNAAERQRWLVALGSSKACLTDTRTRKEKEVNETNESLKTKMSELRLYCDLLMQQVHTIQEYVHHDENCSSSSIENMNEASSLLSATCDTFITTLEECVKIANAKLKPEMFQLSHPDPLVSPVSPSPVQMMKRSVSHPGTCNPERSSHSIKESNSSSHRLSQRWRRAVSDMEPSIDIPLEDTDSCKMCVWRSSWENSGADLQNSCHWWISLPNGHQLAGAISIPSPKLLEQPPQEELQVWTSILFQTYSQWRFGTFSHS, encoded by the exons ATGGAAGGAGTTCTGTACAAGTGGACCAATTACATCACAG GCTGGCAGCCTCGCTGGTTTGTTCTCGAAAGCGGGATATTGTCTTACTACGATTCACAGGACGATGTTTGCAAAGGCAGCAAAGGAAGTATAAAGATGGCAGTGTGTGAAATCAAAG TTCATCCAACAGACAGCGCCAGAATGGAATTAATCATCCCAGGAGAACAGCATTTCTACATGAAAGCTGTTAATGCAGCTGAACGACAGAGGTGGCTAGTAGCACTGGGGagctcaaaagcctgtttgacAGACACcagaacaagaaaagaaaaag AAGTTAATGAAACCAATGAATCTCTGAAAACCAAAATGTCTGAGCTTCGTCTCTACTGTGACCTCTTAATGCAGCAGGTCCATACAATACAAGAATATGTTCACCATGATGAGAATTGCTCGTCGTCCAGCATTGAG AATATGAATGAAGCATCTTCCTTGCTCAGTGCCACCTGTGACACGTTTATCACGACACTTGAAGAATGTGTGAAAATAGCAAATGCCAAGTTGAAGCCAGAGATGTTTCAATTGTCTCATCCTGATCCCTTAGTTTCTCCTGTGTCACCTTCACCTGTACAAATG ATGAAACGTTCTGTTAGCCACCCAGGTACTTGTAATCCAGAGAG GAGCAGTCACTCTATAAAAGAATCAAATTCATCTTCTCACCGGTTATCTCAAAGGTGGAGAAGGGCAGTCTCTGATATGGAACCCTCTATAGATATTCCCCTTGAAGATACAGATA gctgcaaaatgtgtgtgtggaggtCATCTTGGGAAAATTCAGGGGCAGATTTGCAAAATTCATGCCACTGGTGGATTTCCCTTCCCAATGGTCACCAGTTGGCAGGTGCCATTTCCATCCCCTCCCCCAAGCTCCTAGAGCAGCCACCACAAGAGGAACTCCAGGTGTG GACCAGCATATTGTTCCAGACGTACTCTCAATGGAGATTTGGCACTTTCAGCCATTCCTGA
- the PLEKHA3 gene encoding pleckstrin homology domain-containing family A member 3 isoform X3, giving the protein MAVCEIKVHPTDSARMELIIPGEQHFYMKAVNAAERQRWLVALGSSKACLTDTRTRKEKEVNETNESLKTKMSELRLYCDLLMQQVHTIQEYVHHDENCSSSSIENMNEASSLLSATCDTFITTLEECVKIANAKLKPEMFQLSHPDPLVSPVSPSPVQMMKRSVSHPGTCNPERSSHSIKESNSSSHRLSQRWRRAVSDMEPSIDIPLEDTDSCKMCVWRSSWENSGADLQNSCHWWISLPNGHQLAGAISIPSPKLLEQPPQEELQVWTSILFQTYSQWRFGTFSHS; this is encoded by the exons ATGGCAGTGTGTGAAATCAAAG TTCATCCAACAGACAGCGCCAGAATGGAATTAATCATCCCAGGAGAACAGCATTTCTACATGAAAGCTGTTAATGCAGCTGAACGACAGAGGTGGCTAGTAGCACTGGGGagctcaaaagcctgtttgacAGACACcagaacaagaaaagaaaaag AAGTTAATGAAACCAATGAATCTCTGAAAACCAAAATGTCTGAGCTTCGTCTCTACTGTGACCTCTTAATGCAGCAGGTCCATACAATACAAGAATATGTTCACCATGATGAGAATTGCTCGTCGTCCAGCATTGAG AATATGAATGAAGCATCTTCCTTGCTCAGTGCCACCTGTGACACGTTTATCACGACACTTGAAGAATGTGTGAAAATAGCAAATGCCAAGTTGAAGCCAGAGATGTTTCAATTGTCTCATCCTGATCCCTTAGTTTCTCCTGTGTCACCTTCACCTGTACAAATG ATGAAACGTTCTGTTAGCCACCCAGGTACTTGTAATCCAGAGAG GAGCAGTCACTCTATAAAAGAATCAAATTCATCTTCTCACCGGTTATCTCAAAGGTGGAGAAGGGCAGTCTCTGATATGGAACCCTCTATAGATATTCCCCTTGAAGATACAGATA gctgcaaaatgtgtgtgtggaggtCATCTTGGGAAAATTCAGGGGCAGATTTGCAAAATTCATGCCACTGGTGGATTTCCCTTCCCAATGGTCACCAGTTGGCAGGTGCCATTTCCATCCCCTCCCCCAAGCTCCTAGAGCAGCCACCACAAGAGGAACTCCAGGTGTG GACCAGCATATTGTTCCAGACGTACTCTCAATGGAGATTTGGCACTTTCAGCCATTCCTGA